A genomic window from Fibrobacterota bacterium includes:
- a CDS encoding efflux RND transporter periplasmic adaptor subunit produces the protein MNKSTILTISAGVLGLAACKGKVEEKTMVTSVDTAKVAVVATTLKGIPWTDIATYSADLRGSEDAVLVTTAVGVVNSVSEVGRSVQAGQQLCDIEADRYKVQYEAAKSAVDANKAAQVSAKGELDRTKANVEAGSLGKAALDGVAAQYAGLVAQGKGAESQMLAAKKQWDDSRCLAPFTGIVATRMINRWQSVGPGTPTLRLVRNDRLEASFTVPEAEARELKAGMPVEFFQLDEPEKLYKGNVSSVDLAADARNRTIGAKLVIANPGGVLRPGVVGRARLLRKKYDAAVVVASSALLRQESGVKAAVVRDGAAHLVEVELGSSQGDSVLVRSGLKIGDRLIVQGAFRVSEGTRVKE, from the coding sequence ATGAACAAGTCCACCATACTGACAATTTCCGCCGGAGTCCTGGGTCTTGCCGCTTGCAAGGGCAAGGTCGAGGAGAAGACCATGGTCACCAGCGTCGACACCGCGAAGGTCGCGGTGGTGGCCACGACCCTGAAGGGCATCCCCTGGACCGACATCGCCACGTATTCGGCCGACCTCCGTGGATCGGAAGACGCCGTCCTGGTGACCACCGCCGTGGGCGTGGTCAATTCCGTGTCGGAAGTGGGTCGGAGCGTCCAGGCCGGACAGCAGTTGTGCGACATCGAAGCGGATCGCTACAAGGTCCAGTACGAAGCCGCCAAATCCGCCGTGGACGCGAACAAGGCCGCCCAGGTTTCGGCCAAGGGCGAACTGGACCGGACCAAGGCCAACGTGGAAGCGGGCTCCTTGGGCAAGGCCGCGCTGGACGGCGTGGCCGCGCAGTACGCCGGGCTCGTGGCGCAGGGCAAAGGGGCGGAGTCCCAGATGCTCGCCGCCAAGAAGCAGTGGGATGACAGTCGTTGTCTGGCGCCGTTCACCGGCATCGTGGCCACGCGCATGATCAACCGCTGGCAATCGGTGGGACCTGGCACGCCCACGTTGCGTCTGGTCCGCAACGACAGGTTGGAAGCGAGCTTCACGGTGCCCGAGGCCGAAGCGCGCGAACTCAAGGCGGGAATGCCGGTGGAGTTCTTCCAGCTCGACGAGCCGGAGAAACTGTACAAGGGCAACGTGTCGTCGGTCGATCTGGCCGCCGACGCGCGCAACCGCACCATCGGAGCCAAGCTGGTCATCGCCAATCCGGGCGGGGTGCTGCGGCCCGGCGTGGTGGGGCGTGCGCGCCTTCTGCGCAAGAAGTACGACGCGGCGGTGGTGGTGGCTTCTTCGGCGCTTTTGCGCCAGGAAAGCGGTGTCAAGGCGGCGGTGGTCAGGGACGGAGCCGCCCACCTGGTGGAAGTGGAGCTGGGGTCCTCGCAGGGCGATTCCGTCCTGGTTCGGTCGGGCCTCAAGATCGGCGACAGGTTGATCGTGCAGGGAGCCTTCCGCGTGTCGGAAGGTACCCGGGTGAAGGAGTAG
- a CDS encoding efflux RND transporter permease subunit: MTKFAVKNPVTILVLAALMLAAGALSYISLPRESFPEIKIPYVFVNTVYPGAAPQDIEKLVTEKIEDKLEGLDGVKKVTSQSMESISSIQVEFNTDVDVETALRRVKDKVDMAKGDLPDDAEDPMVQELNFSNIPIFIVSLTADYEMDRLEQVADALEDRLSTLPGVLEAKVTGKQDKEIAIDIDPAKLTAYGISLRDVSGAIQAQHRNIPGGSLKAAGNSFSIKLTGEIKDPAEFGEVVVRAEGSKIVRVRDIATVKFGWSRERSSIARFNGKPSLAITVTKRTGENIIDIVDASKKVVEEQSRSWPQGTIAAYSFDQSIEIREMVDELTNHIITGLFLVIGILTFFLGFRNSFFISTAIPFSMGIGLIVLQMMGITLNMVVLFALVLGLGMLVDDGIVVVENIYRHLSMGKTRFQAAIDGTKEVTLPVATATLTTVSAFIPILWMPGIMGNFMKYLPITVSVTLAGSLFVAFIFNPVFASLFMHNNPDHHDEEGGGLFMRFRAMYGRTLETWLHRPVLLLFLCVMFVVAGITSYSVFGKGVAFFPKTEPEVAAAEIEGPLGLDIYKTDEAIRKIEEAARAIPKSEADIASVSSVVGRGKSDMNFGGSKTEPNKAYIDVKFARFEHRQVPSWTTLAWMEKNLPTLLPGWNVKVKEQADGPPQGKPVELLVQGEDFVVLGRYADSVAASLRAIPELTNVTTDYNPAQPEIRVDVNREQAKRFGLGTSEVAMAVRSAMYGMEAGKYRVGNDEYKIMVRLDAATRENFSSLDQITIPHEGAAIPLNSVAKFTQDAGLASINRLNRVRTVQITAELAPNQRDETGPKAAAAAIVDGLKLPDGYAIHPGTSSKDQDDTKAFMFKALLIAMALVFFTMVLQFNSIYQPFLILIGVFLALGGVFWGLLIVQTQLSIIMTGVGIIALAGVVAKNGIVLIDFMNHLRAEGRPIREVAIEGGKTRLRPVMLTAITAMIGLLPMATGMGVDWLHLGLVTKSQTAGMWAPLAWAIFWGLLFNTVLVLVVTPVLYYAYYSRVEKSKLFNWMKPEKASAADGESAFAASSGD, from the coding sequence ATGACAAAATTCGCAGTCAAAAACCCCGTCACCATCCTGGTCCTGGCGGCCTTGATGCTGGCGGCGGGAGCGCTGAGCTACATCTCGCTGCCGCGCGAATCCTTCCCGGAGATCAAGATCCCGTATGTCTTCGTGAACACGGTCTATCCCGGGGCGGCACCGCAGGACATCGAAAAACTCGTCACGGAAAAAATCGAGGACAAGCTCGAAGGTCTGGACGGCGTCAAGAAGGTGACCAGCCAGTCCATGGAATCGATCTCGTCGATCCAGGTCGAGTTCAACACCGATGTGGACGTGGAAACCGCCTTGCGTCGGGTGAAGGACAAGGTCGACATGGCCAAGGGAGATCTGCCCGACGATGCGGAAGATCCCATGGTCCAGGAGTTGAACTTCTCCAACATCCCCATCTTCATCGTGTCCTTGACGGCCGACTACGAGATGGATCGTCTGGAACAGGTCGCCGACGCGCTCGAGGACAGGCTTTCCACATTGCCCGGCGTGCTGGAGGCGAAGGTCACCGGCAAGCAGGACAAGGAAATCGCCATCGATATCGATCCGGCCAAATTGACCGCCTACGGGATTTCGCTTCGCGATGTCTCGGGCGCCATCCAGGCCCAGCACCGCAACATCCCGGGCGGCTCTCTCAAGGCCGCGGGCAACAGCTTTTCCATCAAGCTGACCGGTGAAATCAAGGACCCGGCGGAATTCGGTGAAGTCGTGGTCCGCGCGGAAGGATCCAAGATCGTCCGCGTCCGGGACATCGCCACCGTCAAGTTCGGCTGGTCGAGGGAGCGCAGTTCCATCGCCCGGTTCAACGGCAAGCCGTCGCTGGCGATCACCGTGACCAAGCGCACGGGCGAGAACATCATCGACATCGTCGATGCCTCGAAGAAGGTGGTCGAGGAACAATCGCGATCCTGGCCCCAGGGCACGATCGCGGCCTATTCCTTCGACCAGTCCATCGAGATCCGCGAGATGGTCGACGAGCTCACCAACCACATCATCACGGGCTTGTTCCTGGTGATCGGAATCCTCACCTTCTTCCTGGGGTTCCGCAACTCGTTTTTCATTTCCACAGCCATCCCCTTCTCCATGGGAATCGGATTGATCGTGCTGCAGATGATGGGGATCACCCTGAACATGGTGGTGCTGTTCGCCCTGGTCCTGGGCCTGGGAATGCTGGTGGACGACGGCATCGTGGTGGTGGAGAACATCTACCGGCACTTGTCGATGGGCAAGACCAGATTCCAGGCGGCCATCGACGGGACCAAGGAGGTGACACTTCCTGTCGCCACGGCCACCCTCACCACCGTCTCCGCCTTCATCCCGATTCTCTGGATGCCCGGCATCATGGGCAACTTCATGAAGTACCTGCCCATCACGGTTTCGGTCACCTTGGCCGGGTCCCTGTTCGTGGCGTTCATCTTCAATCCCGTCTTCGCTTCCTTGTTCATGCACAACAATCCCGACCACCACGACGAGGAGGGCGGCGGCTTGTTCATGAGGTTCCGCGCCATGTACGGCCGGACCTTGGAAACCTGGCTCCACCGTCCGGTGCTGCTGTTGTTCCTGTGCGTCATGTTCGTCGTCGCGGGGATCACTTCCTATTCGGTGTTCGGCAAAGGGGTCGCGTTCTTCCCCAAGACCGAGCCGGAAGTGGCGGCCGCCGAGATCGAAGGACCGCTCGGACTGGACATCTACAAGACCGACGAGGCGATCCGCAAGATCGAGGAGGCCGCCCGTGCGATTCCCAAGAGCGAGGCGGACATCGCCTCGGTGTCTTCGGTGGTCGGCAGGGGCAAGAGCGACATGAATTTCGGTGGCTCCAAGACCGAGCCCAACAAGGCCTACATCGACGTCAAGTTCGCCCGATTCGAACACAGACAGGTTCCTTCCTGGACGACCCTGGCCTGGATGGAGAAAAATCTTCCGACCTTGCTTCCCGGTTGGAACGTCAAGGTCAAGGAGCAGGCCGACGGACCTCCGCAGGGCAAGCCGGTGGAGCTGTTGGTCCAAGGCGAGGATTTCGTCGTGCTGGGTCGCTACGCGGACTCCGTGGCCGCCAGCCTGCGGGCCATTCCGGAGCTGACCAACGTGACCACCGACTACAATCCCGCCCAGCCGGAGATCCGTGTGGACGTGAACCGGGAACAGGCCAAACGGTTCGGACTGGGGACTTCCGAGGTGGCCATGGCGGTGCGCAGCGCCATGTACGGAATGGAGGCCGGCAAGTACCGGGTGGGCAACGACGAATACAAGATCATGGTCCGGCTCGACGCCGCCACCCGTGAGAACTTCAGTTCGTTGGACCAGATCACCATTCCCCACGAGGGTGCGGCCATTCCGCTGAACTCGGTGGCGAAGTTCACGCAAGATGCCGGTCTGGCCTCGATCAATCGCCTGAACCGCGTGCGCACCGTGCAGATCACGGCCGAACTCGCACCCAACCAACGCGACGAGACCGGCCCGAAAGCCGCTGCGGCGGCGATCGTGGATGGCTTGAAGCTTCCGGACGGCTACGCGATCCACCCGGGCACGAGTTCCAAGGACCAGGACGACACCAAGGCGTTCATGTTCAAGGCGTTGCTGATCGCGATGGCTCTGGTGTTCTTCACCATGGTGCTGCAGTTCAACTCGATCTACCAGCCTTTCCTGATCCTCATCGGCGTCTTCCTGGCGCTGGGTGGCGTGTTCTGGGGCTTGTTGATCGTGCAGACGCAGCTGTCCATCATCATGACCGGTGTGGGTATCATCGCGCTGGCCGGGGTGGTGGCGAAAAACGGCATCGTGCTGATCGACTTCATGAACCATCTGCGCGCCGAAGGCCGACCCATCCGCGAAGTGGCCATCGAGGGTGGCAAGACCCGCTTGCGCCCGGTGATGCTCACGGCGATCACGGCCATGATCGGCTTGCTGCCGATGGCGACGGGAATGGGCGTGGATTGGTTGCATCTGGGCCTGGTGACCAAATCGCAGACCGCCGGAATGTGGGCTCCGTTGGCCTGGGCGATCTTCTGGGGGCTCCTGTTCAACACGGTGCTGGTGCTGGTGGTGACTCCGGTCCTCTACTACGCCTACTACAGCCGGGTGGAAAAGAGCAAGCTCTTCAACTGGATGAAGCCCGAGAAGGCATCGGCAGCGGACGGCGAAAGCGCCTTCGCCGCCTCTTCCGGCGACTGA
- a CDS encoding TolC family protein yields the protein MKTVAVLLSFIPLAVSAQRLDLSRALDEATRKGPEAQILQASLDSANLMVREVRAVAYPKLNGYVNAGLGHQVNTMGKLLDGLGGALGAYGQSIGSLDHRIGVLEDSSRAPHGNSMGPLAAVKDAMGTTSDDPYWSLGYGLQVTQPLFTFGKVTTALNMAKTQDQLTAVRMQGARIAIQGDVVSLYTASVLAKAKLETTRRSVERQKAVVDQMQRNFQMGFGARAQVLLAKSTLLRLTPELLAGERDARVARKALNRLLGRNPDDTTELDTLGMPALEARRVPTRDELLKSTLAGRQDLKVMRAGISLQEDYAKILRANNLPNIAAMGKFGFTAADQDMGNSAKNAFKWENREWSVGLGLQWNIFDGFEQSSKSGEVRAAVRQMQVREGDLRRMIEMDVDRAISDRIAADSSLAAAQEGVAAATEARDWFSRNFANGSGQLSDLLQAEENQRLAELGLLAARLERTKTAARISLVQGQDLISISEAP from the coding sequence ATGAAGACCGTCGCAGTGTTGCTTTCGTTCATTCCGCTGGCGGTTTCCGCCCAACGTTTGGATCTTTCGCGCGCCTTGGACGAGGCGACCCGCAAGGGGCCGGAAGCGCAAATCCTCCAGGCGTCCTTGGATAGCGCCAATCTCATGGTTCGCGAAGTGCGGGCTGTCGCCTACCCCAAGCTCAACGGCTACGTCAACGCCGGGCTCGGCCACCAGGTCAACACCATGGGCAAGCTTCTGGATGGCCTGGGCGGCGCGTTGGGCGCCTACGGTCAATCCATCGGAAGCCTGGATCATCGCATCGGGGTTTTGGAAGATTCCAGCCGCGCGCCGCACGGCAACAGCATGGGGCCCCTTGCCGCCGTCAAGGATGCGATGGGGACCACTTCGGACGATCCCTACTGGAGCCTCGGCTACGGCCTCCAGGTGACCCAGCCGTTGTTCACCTTCGGGAAGGTGACCACCGCGCTGAACATGGCCAAGACGCAGGACCAGCTGACCGCCGTGCGCATGCAAGGCGCGCGCATCGCCATCCAGGGCGACGTCGTGAGCCTCTACACGGCAAGCGTCCTGGCCAAGGCCAAGCTCGAGACCACCCGCCGCTCGGTGGAACGTCAAAAAGCGGTGGTGGACCAGATGCAGCGCAATTTCCAGATGGGATTCGGCGCCAGGGCCCAGGTGTTGTTGGCCAAGTCCACCTTGCTTCGCCTCACCCCCGAGCTCCTGGCCGGAGAACGGGATGCCCGCGTCGCGCGCAAGGCGCTCAACCGGTTGTTGGGCCGCAACCCTGACGACACGACAGAACTTGACACGCTGGGGATGCCCGCGCTGGAGGCGCGCAGGGTTCCCACCCGCGACGAGCTCCTGAAGTCCACGCTGGCCGGCCGGCAGGATCTGAAAGTGATGCGTGCGGGGATCTCGCTGCAGGAGGACTACGCCAAGATCCTGCGCGCCAACAACCTGCCCAACATCGCGGCGATGGGAAAGTTCGGGTTCACCGCCGCCGACCAGGACATGGGCAATTCCGCCAAGAACGCCTTCAAGTGGGAAAATCGCGAGTGGTCCGTGGGTCTGGGGCTGCAGTGGAACATCTTCGACGGGTTCGAGCAGTCTTCCAAATCCGGCGAGGTGCGCGCCGCGGTGCGCCAGATGCAGGTGCGCGAGGGCGACCTGCGCCGCATGATCGAAATGGACGTGGATCGGGCCATTTCCGACCGCATCGCCGCGGACTCCTCGCTGGCGGCCGCCCAGGAAGGCGTGGCCGCGGCCACCGAGGCGCGCGACTGGTTCTCCCGCAATTTCGCCAACGGCTCCGGCCAACTCTCCGACCTCCTGCAGGCCGAAGAGAACCAACGGCTCGCCGAACTCGGTCTTCTGGCCGCGCGACTGGAACGCACCAAGACCGCCGCCCGCATCTCTCTCGTACAAGGTCAAGATCTGATTTCCATTTCGGAGGCTCCATGA
- a CDS encoding TIGR02147 family protein, which yields MTPLDIHDFLEYRPFLRQAIEREKTAGRITGQRDVALFLGLKSSGHISWILQGKRNLSPRLVQRIAQMLSLSQPEEEYFGLLVDHNDSENPDDRRRLMAAISRIQSSRKRRIVPGKVAYLSSWKHATVRELLALGSFRKSDAEALGQQLLPTCETQDVRDSLQLLEELDLVAPDEEGILHRTDSVVTAGADCSPEAVRSFQDSILELSRQALRNIPREERHITTITFSASPERFQKIRTRIQEMRQEILTLIRTDPSPSVVYHLSIQAFPASRPFGQPHE from the coding sequence ATGACTCCTCTCGATATCCACGACTTCCTGGAATACCGGCCCTTTCTGCGCCAAGCGATCGAACGCGAGAAAACCGCCGGTCGGATCACGGGTCAGCGCGATGTGGCGCTGTTTTTGGGGCTGAAATCGTCCGGCCACATCTCCTGGATCCTGCAGGGCAAACGCAATCTTTCTCCCCGACTGGTCCAGCGGATCGCCCAGATGCTAAGCTTGTCCCAGCCGGAGGAAGAGTATTTCGGACTGCTCGTGGACCACAACGACTCGGAAAATCCAGATGATCGGCGTCGCTTGATGGCCGCGATTTCCCGCATCCAGTCTTCGCGCAAGCGTCGGATCGTCCCCGGCAAGGTGGCCTATCTCTCCTCCTGGAAACACGCGACCGTGAGGGAGCTCCTTGCCCTCGGGAGTTTCCGGAAAAGCGACGCGGAAGCTTTGGGCCAGCAGCTCCTGCCCACCTGCGAGACCCAGGACGTTCGGGACTCGCTGCAGCTTCTGGAAGAACTGGACCTGGTGGCTCCCGACGAAGAGGGCATTTTGCACCGCACGGACTCGGTGGTCACGGCCGGCGCGGATTGCTCGCCGGAGGCGGTGCGCAGCTTCCAGGACTCCATCCTGGAGCTTTCCCGCCAAGCCCTCCGGAACATCCCCCGGGAAGAACGCCACATCACCACCATCACCTTCAGCGCCTCGCCGGAGCGTTTCCAGAAGATCCGCACGCGGATTCAGGAAATGCGCCAGGAAATCCTGACCCTGATCCGCACGGACCCGTCGCCGTCGGTGGTCTACCACTTGTCCATCCAGGCGTTTCCCGCCAGCCGTCCCTTCGGTCAGCCCCATGAGTGA
- a CDS encoding NAD(P)/FAD-dependent oxidoreductase, whose protein sequence is MEQGKQVVHEVDVVVVGAGPAGCTAAVYAAEAGLSTVLLEARSVPKDKICGDAMAGKCVPILRELGLLEEVVKGPHGYSTGVVFSSPKGDVVNITFNPPGAKQRTDGYVVRRKVFDEMLYRRVERTQCERRLQFKVEGVVTENGQVVGVRGRQYGSEQEEIYRAKVVIGCDGYRSIIARETGRYFRDPDHWVTALRQYWVGVEGLTEAIEVHFVDEIIPGYFWIFPLEDGKANVGIGMLEKDIKRRNVDLRELMAKAIANPLFRDRFKNAKPMERPVAWELPLGSKRRKMYGNGFMLAGDAASLIDPFTGEGVGSAMHSGKMAAQAAIEAIQAGDLSEAFLKRYDDRFWSYLGPEISLSHKLQQIGRRKWFLNWVLGKASRSPYVREQISGMLANVIPKKTLASPLFYLKVLFG, encoded by the coding sequence ATGGAACAGGGCAAGCAGGTGGTGCACGAAGTGGACGTGGTGGTGGTGGGCGCGGGACCCGCCGGTTGCACCGCGGCCGTCTACGCTGCGGAAGCGGGCCTTTCCACCGTCTTGCTGGAAGCCCGCTCGGTTCCCAAAGACAAAATCTGCGGCGACGCCATGGCGGGCAAGTGTGTGCCCATCCTCCGCGAGTTGGGCTTGTTGGAGGAGGTGGTCAAAGGACCCCATGGCTATTCCACCGGCGTGGTGTTCAGCTCTCCCAAAGGGGATGTGGTGAACATCACCTTCAATCCTCCCGGCGCCAAGCAGCGGACAGACGGCTACGTGGTGCGCCGCAAGGTGTTCGACGAGATGCTCTACCGCCGCGTGGAACGAACACAATGCGAGCGCCGCCTGCAGTTCAAGGTGGAAGGCGTGGTGACGGAAAACGGCCAGGTGGTGGGCGTGCGCGGCCGCCAGTACGGCAGTGAACAGGAAGAGATCTACCGGGCCAAGGTCGTGATCGGATGCGACGGATACCGGTCGATCATCGCCCGCGAGACAGGCCGCTACTTCCGCGATCCGGATCATTGGGTCACGGCGCTTCGCCAGTACTGGGTGGGCGTGGAAGGCCTCACCGAGGCCATCGAGGTCCACTTCGTGGACGAGATCATCCCCGGCTACTTCTGGATCTTCCCGCTGGAAGACGGCAAGGCCAACGTGGGCATCGGGATGCTGGAAAAGGACATCAAACGCCGCAACGTGGATCTGCGCGAATTGATGGCGAAGGCGATCGCCAATCCCCTTTTTCGCGATCGATTCAAGAACGCCAAGCCCATGGAGCGGCCCGTGGCCTGGGAGCTACCCTTGGGGTCCAAGCGCCGCAAGATGTACGGGAACGGATTCATGCTGGCCGGCGACGCCGCCTCGCTCATCGATCCGTTCACAGGCGAAGGCGTGGGAAGCGCCATGCATTCGGGCAAGATGGCGGCCCAAGCGGCCATCGAAGCGATCCAGGCTGGAGACCTTTCCGAAGCGTTCCTCAAGCGCTACGATGACAGATTCTGGTCGTACCTCGGACCGGAAATCTCGCTCTCGCACAAGCTCCAGCAGATCGGCCGTCGCAAGTGGTTCCTGAACTGGGTGCTGGGCAAGGCGTCGCGCTCCCCCTACGTGCGCGAACAGATCTCCGGGATGCTGGCCAACGTGATCCCCAAGAAGACCTTGGCTTCGCCGCTGTTCTATCTCAAGGTGCTCTTCGGCTGA
- a CDS encoding RICIN domain-containing protein, with product MLEMDRSGTIDAGHQNNRNPEDTTMPSFHSRFRLGLLLLAGLAPTLAWSESNIEDSAARRKHYAGENEQMKSGHRQIRRWKASFDSLRRSMAQEIYGQAVTRPPVSGGNLAARAQAATPTAAPVPLGTEHSLAGGLIKGKWVLARVNNTTAAGGYGSGVRLDRTTYDSATNTIHALTTEGNLVSAPLVQMGSWRVINHVVQIDRPSFTSIRTPAGVHRLVGIVSGNFQYSDDEGRTWTPSTGGTSSNGGAVWTATLGTGEILAVVTRSSQKVLIRSIDQGATFQDVQAWANAAMAGTRLYNSSDVCFLLRSTGTAVDVYKYASGALAKAGSFASTAKVTSASGTVFSGAIRVYARTDDSTGWSSTDGVSWKQIAGFKDEIQTVNPDKPDVVFSNGPEHQYSSNGGTSWAKYPSNDNTIGWDPKHTEFYKVGGKWTLVAANDMGLCFNDDPLNTKTWRYVNSNHSFAILHGGTAVDNMALTVTSNQDPGTFELTRTARDTFLAKSRYVSDGLRVAATNGGKAYWYRHYWAAFMHAHAASTADTRTTSYDIEGDWYTPPFKGSTKSGEDAIWVSGWDKLVKLTYVASSNSVTRTDLAKDFKTDAGAVTMGIGVAKSDPNRLYVSTKNGRFFWSKDGGQTWTETTYSGTKPTTQWQDWNSASGLYIEVADQNPDLVFWGGGTGAAACLVSRDGGKTFTSTVTGLPSGSEIRNVSIAPDGKLAFSSNYQVWIASANRWYDLRTASMPSGALPAANSLNYLPLQRKVRYFTWGAGVVDLDLTLLNTTDNPEATFDAGTCYQIKSVASGKSLAESPTGNVIQSPFTGATNQTWRLVAQDGFHRVENTGSGKVLQVASASFKEGGLVQTAAWSGADHQQWNVVRAGTNYALSARHSVKALEIASASIADSAKADQGIYVEADHQKWTLLEATNCGSAPVRKTDPSGAVRLASMGKGKFRIEGTENTSVHILVWDRAGRIAWRGPASSELDLSSLGKGVYRIRLWSDHLDATLDATIVP from the coding sequence ATGCTTGAAATGGACCGCAGTGGCACCATCGACGCTGGCCACCAAAACAACCGGAACCCGGAAGACACCACCATGCCATCCTTCCACTCTCGTTTCCGCCTGGGACTGCTCCTTCTTGCGGGACTGGCTCCTACCCTCGCCTGGTCCGAGTCGAACATTGAAGACTCCGCCGCTCGCCGCAAGCACTACGCAGGCGAGAACGAACAGATGAAATCCGGCCACCGCCAGATACGCCGTTGGAAGGCCTCGTTCGATTCCCTCCGCCGTTCCATGGCCCAGGAAATCTACGGCCAAGCCGTGACCCGCCCGCCAGTGTCCGGCGGGAACCTGGCGGCCAGGGCCCAGGCGGCCACTCCCACCGCCGCCCCCGTGCCGCTGGGGACGGAACACAGCCTCGCGGGCGGTCTGATCAAGGGCAAATGGGTGCTGGCTCGAGTGAACAACACCACCGCCGCTGGCGGATACGGCTCGGGAGTGCGTCTGGACCGCACCACCTACGATTCGGCCACCAACACCATCCACGCCCTCACCACCGAGGGCAACCTCGTGTCCGCTCCGTTGGTCCAGATGGGATCCTGGAGGGTAATCAACCATGTGGTGCAGATCGATCGTCCCTCGTTCACGAGCATCCGCACTCCGGCCGGGGTGCATCGGTTGGTGGGAATCGTTTCGGGGAACTTCCAGTACTCCGACGACGAAGGTCGTACGTGGACCCCTTCCACCGGAGGCACGAGTTCCAACGGCGGTGCGGTGTGGACAGCCACGCTGGGCACCGGCGAGATTCTCGCGGTGGTGACCCGCAGCTCCCAAAAAGTCTTGATCCGCTCCATCGACCAGGGTGCGACCTTCCAGGACGTCCAGGCTTGGGCGAACGCCGCCATGGCGGGGACCCGCCTCTACAACTCCTCCGATGTCTGCTTTCTGCTGCGTTCGACGGGCACCGCAGTCGACGTGTACAAGTACGCTTCCGGCGCACTCGCCAAGGCGGGCAGCTTCGCGAGCACCGCCAAGGTGACGAGTGCGTCAGGAACTGTCTTCTCCGGCGCCATCCGCGTCTACGCGCGCACGGACGATTCCACGGGTTGGAGCTCCACGGACGGCGTCTCCTGGAAGCAGATCGCGGGATTCAAGGACGAAATCCAGACCGTGAATCCGGACAAACCCGATGTCGTGTTCAGCAACGGACCGGAGCACCAGTATTCCTCCAACGGTGGAACAAGCTGGGCGAAATACCCGAGCAACGACAACACGATCGGCTGGGACCCCAAGCACACCGAATTCTACAAGGTGGGCGGAAAATGGACGCTGGTGGCCGCCAACGACATGGGGCTGTGCTTCAACGACGACCCGCTGAACACCAAGACCTGGCGCTACGTGAATTCCAACCACAGCTTCGCCATCCTTCACGGCGGCACCGCCGTGGACAACATGGCGCTCACGGTCACGTCCAATCAGGATCCAGGCACCTTCGAACTCACACGCACCGCCCGCGACACCTTCCTGGCCAAGAGCAGGTACGTGTCGGACGGCCTGCGGGTGGCGGCCACCAACGGAGGCAAGGCCTACTGGTACCGCCACTACTGGGCGGCGTTCATGCACGCCCACGCCGCCTCCACCGCCGACACCCGCACGACTTCCTACGACATCGAAGGCGACTGGTACACGCCCCCGTTCAAGGGATCGACAAAATCCGGCGAGGACGCGATCTGGGTCTCCGGATGGGACAAGCTGGTCAAGCTGACCTACGTCGCCTCCTCCAACAGCGTCACGCGCACGGATCTGGCGAAGGACTTCAAGACCGACGCGGGCGCCGTGACCATGGGGATCGGGGTGGCCAAATCGGATCCGAACCGCCTGTACGTCTCCACCAAGAACGGACGGTTCTTCTGGTCCAAGGATGGTGGACAGACCTGGACGGAAACCACCTATTCCGGGACCAAGCCCACCACCCAATGGCAGGATTGGAACAGCGCCTCGGGACTTTACATCGAGGTCGCGGACCAGAATCCCGACCTGGTCTTCTGGGGCGGCGGGACCGGTGCGGCGGCCTGCCTGGTCAGTCGCGACGGCGGCAAGACCTTCACCTCCACCGTGACGGGCCTGCCCTCGGGAAGCGAAATCCGCAACGTCTCCATCGCGCCGGACGGCAAGCTCGCCTTCAGCTCCAACTACCAAGTCTGGATCGCCTCGGCCAATCGCTGGTACGACCTGCGCACCGCCAGCATGCCTTCGGGGGCCCTGCCGGCCGCGAACTCGCTGAACTACCTGCCCCTGCAACGCAAGGTGCGCTACTTCACGTGGGGTGCGGGCGTGGTGGATCTCGATCTCACCCTCCTGAACACCACGGACAATCCGGAAGCCACCTTCGATGCCGGCACCTGCTACCAGATCAAATCGGTTGCCAGCGGCAAGTCCCTCGCGGAGTCTCCGACAGGAAATGTCATCCAATCTCCGTTCACGGGAGCCACCAACCAGACCTGGCGACTGGTGGCGCAGGACGGATTCCATCGGGTGGAAAACACCGGCTCCGGAAAGGTCCTCCAAGTGGCCTCCGCCTCCTTCAAGGAGGGTGGCCTCGTGCAGACCGCGGCTTGGTCCGGCGCCGACCACCAGCAGTGGAACGTGGTCAGAGCGGGAACCAACTACGCTCTATCGGCGCGACACAGCGTGAAGGCGTTGGAGATCGCCTCCGCGTCCATCGCAGACAGTGCCAAGGCCGACCAAGGCATCTACGTCGAGGCAGACCACCAGAAGTGGACCCTATTGGAGGCCACCAACTGCGGATCCGCCCCAGTGCGCAAGACCGATCCTTCCGGAGCGGTGAGACTCGCTTCGATGGGTAAAGGGAAATTCCGGATCGAGGGCACGGAAAACACGAGCGTGCACATATTGGTGTGGGACCGCGCCGGGCGCATCGCCTGGCGAGGGCCGGCTTCCAGCGAACTGGACCTGTCCTCCCTCGGCAAGGGAGTGTACAGAATCCGTCTCTGGTCCGACCACCTCGACGCCACGCTGGACGCGACCATCGTTCCTTGA